In one Gemmatimonadota bacterium genomic region, the following are encoded:
- a CDS encoding ABC transporter permease gives MHTATSRLTIAHVGAWALGAMLLLFLAVPIILLVVLGGAGIGSALRDRDMIEALETTFVTATVATFLAALCGSPIAYALSRAKFRGRALIAAIVDLPLLIPHPVAGIAILLLVSRDTAFGSTLLDMGLRVVGTPAGIVAAMLFVSAPLYVSAAREAFARVDRRYEFVARTLGDTSWSAFRRVTFPMARRGLASAAIVTWARAVSEFGAVVVLAYNPKVVSVLSYDRFTTGGLRDALPIAATLVVVSIVPLLALRALRYDRSNEAV, from the coding sequence GTGCACACCGCCACGTCCAGACTAACGATCGCGCACGTCGGCGCGTGGGCACTGGGTGCGATGTTGCTGCTGTTTCTTGCCGTCCCCATAATACTTCTCGTCGTACTGGGCGGTGCAGGGATCGGAAGCGCGCTGCGCGATCGCGACATGATCGAGGCTCTGGAGACAACATTCGTAACAGCGACCGTAGCGACATTTCTCGCGGCGTTGTGCGGGTCTCCGATCGCGTACGCGCTGTCGCGGGCGAAATTCCGCGGCCGCGCACTGATCGCCGCGATAGTCGATCTCCCGCTGTTGATCCCGCATCCGGTGGCGGGAATCGCGATCCTGCTGCTGGTCAGCCGGGATACGGCGTTCGGTAGCACGCTGCTGGATATGGGGTTGCGCGTGGTCGGTACTCCGGCGGGAATCGTCGCGGCGATGCTCTTCGTCTCCGCGCCGCTGTACGTGAGCGCCGCGCGCGAAGCGTTCGCACGAGTGGACAGGCGCTACGAGTTCGTCGCGCGGACGCTCGGCGATACGTCGTGGTCTGCGTTTCGCAGGGTTACGTTCCCCATGGCGCGTCGCGGCCTGGCGTCGGCGGCGATCGTAACGTGGGCGCGCGCAGTGAGTGAGTTCGGAGCGGTCGTCGTGCTGGCGTACAACCCGAAGGTTGTAAGCGTGCTGAGCTACGATCGCTTCACCACCGGTGGATTGCGCGACGCACTTCCGATCGCGGCGACGCTTGTCGTCGTCTCGATAGTGCCACTCCTGGCGCTGCGCGCCTTGCGATACGACCGAAGCAACGAGGCAGTGTGA
- a CDS encoding carboxypeptidase regulatory-like domain-containing protein, which translates to MRNDRFTMLAAIPILFAVMLFSPATSRASTAGRARIARSTRQRSDTGETASLTGTVYDSVTNAPLAEAQVQLVDVDHRTRAYTVRSDSLGRFRIPAMAPGRYTAGFFHPSVDALGIEPPLRSATIHAGDNVLELVIPGPARIMAAVCGEQPASDSSGAIAGVVRDAASGLPIGNAKVVVTWREIVIDKRGLVSESRRVPVQTGEDGGYRICKLPGADTVLASAELGARRSGLVEVGIPIGGITRRDFSLGDSSSAVAVRTDSNSSVSADVQRATTLLRGSADLSGLVHGADGKPMHGATIMVWGTGLETRSRADGRFTLTGLPAGTFSVEARMLGYEPQRAAVDLSPQTPATVDLEFKDRVQQLSRVVIMGKPSRAPNDIMGFLERSRTGMGHYITASDNALKNAITATDALRTTPGIQVMPGSSFGHVILMRGGCVPVVYVDGMQMQDGYETLDDIVPPQQVAGMEIYAGLGEAPMKYQSNGCGVLLVWTKR; encoded by the coding sequence GTGCGAAACGACCGATTTACAATGTTGGCGGCGATTCCGATTCTCTTTGCGGTGATGCTCTTCTCACCAGCGACTTCCCGAGCGTCCACAGCGGGCCGAGCGCGCATTGCGCGCTCCACGCGACAACGCTCCGATACCGGCGAGACGGCGAGCCTTACGGGCACTGTGTACGATAGCGTAACCAACGCTCCGCTGGCGGAAGCTCAGGTGCAGCTCGTGGATGTCGATCACCGCACGCGAGCGTACACCGTGCGCTCCGACTCGCTCGGACGATTCCGCATTCCAGCGATGGCGCCAGGCCGCTACACGGCCGGCTTCTTCCACCCATCCGTCGACGCGCTCGGCATCGAGCCCCCGCTCAGATCGGCGACGATTCACGCCGGCGACAACGTGCTCGAACTGGTGATTCCGGGCCCCGCGCGGATCATGGCGGCGGTGTGCGGTGAGCAGCCAGCGAGTGACTCGTCCGGCGCGATCGCCGGTGTCGTGCGAGACGCTGCGTCCGGCCTGCCGATCGGCAACGCCAAGGTCGTCGTCACCTGGCGCGAAATAGTGATCGACAAACGTGGCCTCGTTTCAGAGTCGCGACGAGTGCCCGTGCAAACGGGAGAGGATGGCGGCTATCGCATATGCAAGCTGCCCGGCGCCGACACCGTGCTGGCGAGCGCGGAACTGGGCGCAAGACGATCCGGACTCGTCGAGGTCGGAATCCCGATCGGTGGCATAACGCGACGCGATTTCTCGCTCGGCGATTCCAGCTCCGCCGTCGCAGTGCGCACCGACTCCAACTCGAGCGTGAGCGCCGATGTACAACGTGCGACCACGCTCCTGCGCGGCTCGGCGGATCTATCGGGTCTCGTACATGGCGCCGACGGAAAGCCGATGCATGGCGCCACGATAATGGTGTGGGGAACCGGCCTCGAAACCAGGAGCCGGGCCGACGGTCGCTTCACGCTCACCGGTCTTCCCGCAGGCACCTTCAGCGTCGAGGCTCGCATGCTCGGCTACGAACCCCAGCGCGCCGCCGTCGACCTGTCGCCGCAAACACCGGCAACTGTCGATCTCGAGTTCAAGGATCGCGTGCAACAACTGTCACGCGTGGTGATCATGGGCAAGCCATCACGCGCGCCGAATGACATAATGGGCTTCCTGGAGCGATCACGCACCGGAATGGGGCACTACATCACTGCATCGGACAACGCGCTCAAGAATGCGATCACCGCCACCGATGCGCTCCGAACGACACCTGGAATCCAGGTGATGCCTGGCAGCAGCTTCGGCCACGTAATCCTTATGCGCGGTGGATGTGTCCCAGTTGTGTACGTGGATGGCATGCAGATGCAGGACGGTTACGAGACTCTGGATGACATCGTCCCACCGCAACAGGTTGCGGGAATGGAGATTTACGCCGGACTCGGCGAAGCACCCATGAAGTACCAGTCCAACGGATGCGGGGTACTTTTGGTCTGGACCAAACGTTGA
- a CDS encoding outer membrane beta-barrel protein: MNFGSMHRLMHQLMHQLMGRHLGACAVLAFAIPSVSSAQMSLRETPRMEAGAAFEYAQPIGDFRQNVRQGFGGAGHFVFGLDPQAIVGIRVDAGFINYGNETHYVPFSSSVRRIIVREETSNNIFVASVGPQLTLPLGRVRPYVNAGIGLAYFFTQTSLTTDDNSQQIAQTTNYSDNSLAYTGGAGFNVPLTSGSSPMSLNVGARYNSISSARYLTKGDIMDDPNSQYGIIITPHQSAADFITYQLGISFRF, translated from the coding sequence GTGAATTTCGGCTCGATGCACCGGTTGATGCACCAGTTGATGCACCAGTTGATGGGCCGGCACCTCGGCGCCTGCGCGGTGCTTGCGTTCGCGATCCCTTCCGTGTCGAGTGCGCAGATGAGTCTGCGAGAAACGCCGCGCATGGAAGCAGGGGCTGCGTTCGAGTACGCGCAACCCATCGGTGATTTTCGCCAGAATGTACGCCAGGGATTCGGAGGCGCCGGACATTTCGTCTTTGGACTCGACCCTCAGGCGATCGTCGGGATTCGTGTCGATGCCGGGTTCATCAACTACGGCAACGAGACGCACTACGTGCCGTTCAGCTCCAGCGTGCGCCGGATCATCGTGCGCGAAGAAACCTCCAACAACATCTTCGTTGCGAGCGTCGGCCCGCAGTTGACGCTCCCGCTCGGTCGCGTGCGGCCATACGTGAACGCCGGTATCGGCCTGGCCTATTTCTTTACACAGACCTCGCTCACGACGGACGACAATTCCCAGCAGATCGCGCAGACCACCAACTACAGCGACAACTCGCTCGCATACACCGGCGGCGCTGGCTTCAACGTCCCACTGACATCCGGCAGCTCACCGATGTCACTCAACGTCGGCGCGCGCTACAACTCGATCTCGAGCGCCAGATATCTGACGAAGGGCGACATAATGGATGATCCGAACAGCCAGTACGGAATCATCATCACCCCGCACCAGTCAGCCGCGGATTTCATCACGTACCAGCTCGGGATTTCGTTCCGGTTCTAG
- a CDS encoding YciI family protein, with translation MYAIAIIRYRRPLDEVLTVTDEHRAYLRTLYDGGTLLASGPLDPRSGGALLLRVPDDSVNEALDAIRDNDPYVKKGMAQYELLPWAPSTGLEKLNRL, from the coding sequence ATGTACGCGATCGCGATCATCCGGTATCGCCGGCCACTGGATGAGGTGCTGACCGTGACCGACGAGCACCGCGCGTATCTGCGCACTCTGTACGACGGCGGAACATTGCTTGCATCAGGACCACTGGATCCACGCAGTGGCGGAGCTTTGCTGTTGCGCGTGCCGGACGATTCGGTGAACGAAGCACTGGATGCGATTCGCGACAACGATCCTTACGTTAAGAAGGGGATGGCGCAGTACGAGCTGCTTCCCTGGGCGCCTTCTACAGGACTGGAGAAGCTCAACCGGCTCTAG
- a CDS encoding SufS family cysteine desulfurase: MPYRSDFPLLAANPALHYLDSAASAQKPKVVLDAIRDYYERSYANPNRGAYSLSVDATERYHLARRRIATFLGAKDPDTLIFTRGTTEALNLLATSYTRSTSLSNDRSGAEIVVTAMEHHSDFVTWQQAALATGARFRICELTPDGQIDLDMLASMLGSRTRVVAFGHVSNALGTVNPVSRIAAMVRDRCDAMIVCDGAQGAPHIRVGFDDLGVDAYAFSGHKMGGPMGLGGLIAKRELLERIPPYQFGGDMIEFVHDDTTTWAPLPHKFEAGTPNSAGAVGLAAAVEYLDAIGMENVQAHEQKLVALAQQRLEELGDVTIYGPPPAQRSGVISFNVADVHAHDLATILDSTGVCIRSGHHCAQPLMRRLGVSSTARASFYIYNDESDVDALVAGVREAMTMFAESGTA, translated from the coding sequence ATGCCATACCGCTCAGACTTCCCCCTGCTGGCCGCCAATCCGGCACTGCACTATCTCGATTCGGCTGCTTCGGCCCAGAAACCGAAGGTCGTGCTGGACGCGATCCGCGACTATTACGAGCGCAGCTACGCCAATCCCAACCGGGGCGCCTATTCACTCTCGGTGGATGCTACGGAACGGTATCATCTTGCCCGCAGGCGCATCGCCACCTTTCTGGGCGCGAAGGATCCCGACACACTGATCTTCACCCGCGGGACGACCGAAGCGCTGAATCTTCTCGCAACTTCGTACACTCGTTCGACTAGCCTGTCGAACGATCGTTCAGGTGCCGAGATCGTGGTGACGGCGATGGAGCACCACTCCGACTTCGTCACCTGGCAGCAGGCGGCGCTGGCGACGGGAGCCCGGTTCCGGATCTGCGAGCTGACGCCGGACGGGCAGATCGATCTCGATATGCTGGCCTCGATGCTCGGGTCACGAACCCGGGTGGTCGCATTTGGCCACGTCTCCAACGCGCTGGGGACGGTGAACCCGGTGAGCCGGATAGCTGCGATGGTACGCGACCGGTGCGATGCGATGATCGTGTGCGACGGTGCCCAGGGGGCGCCCCACATCCGCGTCGGGTTCGACGATCTCGGGGTGGATGCGTACGCCTTCAGCGGCCACAAGATGGGCGGGCCCATGGGACTGGGCGGCCTCATCGCGAAACGCGAGCTGTTGGAGCGAATCCCGCCGTATCAGTTCGGCGGAGACATGATCGAATTCGTGCACGACGATACGACCACGTGGGCGCCGCTGCCGCACAAGTTCGAGGCGGGGACCCCCAATTCCGCCGGCGCGGTCGGCCTCGCCGCGGCGGTGGAATATCTGGACGCGATCGGGATGGAAAATGTCCAGGCCCACGAGCAGAAGCTGGTCGCACTGGCTCAGCAGCGTCTGGAAGAGCTGGGCGACGTCACGATCTACGGTCCACCGCCGGCGCAGCGCAGTGGCGTCATCTCGTTCAACGTCGCCGACGTTCACGCGCACGACCTTGCGACGATTCTGGACAGCACCGGCGTCTGCATACGCTCCGGTCATCACTGTGCACAACCGCTGATGCGCCGGCTCGGCGTGAGCTCGACCGCACGTGCGTCATTCTACATCTACAACGACGAGAGCGACGTGGATGCGCTGGTGGCGGGGGTGAGGGAGGCGATGACGATGTTCGCGGAAAGCGGGACGGCATAG
- a CDS encoding ATP-binding cassette domain-containing protein, translating to MTQNAIEASHVNKQYSGHVAVRDLSLSVPTGSVYGLLGPNGAGKTTTIRMVLNIIEPDSGTINVLGVPATSAGISDRIGYLPEERGLYRKMKVRDVLKFLAALKGVHAHDADRRIDWWLDKLSLRTDERDWGSAKIEELSRGMQQKAQFIGALVHDPDLMILDEPFSGLDPVNAQALKDSVMDLRSRGKTVIFSTHIIENAESMCDSVCIIAHGEKLLDGTLAEVKTQYGGPPVEKTVMVQPSLYDIFLQRVGATGVEPGMRGHG from the coding sequence ATGACCCAGAACGCAATCGAAGCAAGCCACGTGAACAAGCAGTACTCGGGACACGTCGCCGTGCGCGATCTGTCCCTTTCGGTCCCTACGGGCTCAGTTTACGGGCTGCTCGGCCCCAACGGCGCCGGCAAGACGACGACCATCAGGATGGTCCTCAACATCATCGAGCCGGATTCCGGGACCATCAATGTCCTGGGAGTTCCGGCGACGTCGGCGGGAATTTCCGATCGTATCGGATACCTCCCCGAAGAGCGTGGTCTCTATCGCAAGATGAAGGTGCGCGACGTGCTCAAGTTTCTCGCCGCGCTCAAGGGAGTTCACGCACACGACGCGGATCGACGCATCGACTGGTGGCTGGACAAGCTGTCGCTCCGCACGGACGAGCGCGACTGGGGGTCGGCCAAGATCGAGGAGCTGTCGCGCGGCATGCAGCAGAAGGCGCAGTTCATCGGCGCGCTGGTGCACGATCCCGATCTCATGATCCTGGACGAGCCGTTCAGCGGACTCGATCCCGTGAATGCGCAGGCACTCAAGGATTCGGTGATGGATCTCAGGAGCCGCGGCAAGACGGTGATCTTCAGCACTCACATCATCGAGAACGCGGAATCGATGTGCGACTCGGTATGCATAATCGCACACGGTGAGAAGCTGCTCGACGGAACGCTCGCCGAAGTGAAGACCCAATACGGCGGGCCGCCAGTCGAGAAGACAGTGATGGTGCAGCCGTCACTGTACGACATCTTCCTGCAACGCGTTGGTGCAACAGGCGTCGAGCCGGGAATGCGCGGACATGGCTGA
- a CDS encoding ATP-binding cassette domain-containing protein: MVECRAICTRVGSFQLRDVSLTVPAGGHAVITGPTASGKTTLLEVMAGAAMPTSGHVIAGDVDVTFAPPESRGIGLVPQHGYLFPHLDARRNIEYGAVGQGIVDDLARRFGVDHLMQRFVSSLSGGERQIVALCRALAARPSVLLLDEPFSALDVTRRTAALTEFASLQREWGFTVVHVTHVESDAILATQRFEMNDGELRAASIAT; encoded by the coding sequence ATGGTCGAGTGCCGCGCAATCTGTACGCGCGTCGGCAGTTTCCAGCTGCGTGACGTATCGCTCACTGTTCCAGCGGGTGGCCATGCAGTCATCACGGGGCCGACGGCGTCCGGAAAGACGACGCTGCTCGAGGTGATGGCCGGAGCAGCCATGCCGACGTCCGGGCACGTGATAGCGGGCGACGTGGACGTTACATTCGCGCCACCGGAATCGCGCGGGATCGGTCTCGTGCCACAACACGGCTATCTCTTTCCGCATCTCGATGCCCGCCGGAACATCGAATACGGCGCGGTCGGGCAGGGAATCGTGGATGATCTCGCACGGCGCTTCGGAGTGGATCATCTGATGCAGCGGTTCGTGTCGTCGCTGAGCGGCGGCGAGCGCCAGATCGTTGCATTGTGTCGCGCTCTCGCCGCGCGTCCGTCCGTCCTGTTGCTGGACGAGCCCTTCTCAGCCCTCGATGTCACGCGCCGTACAGCGGCGCTGACCGAGTTTGCCTCGCTCCAGCGCGAATGGGGATTCACAGTCGTTCACGTGACTCACGTGGAATCAGACGCGATCCTCGCAACGCAACGGTTCGAAATGAACGATGGTGAGCTGCGTGCGGCCTCTATCGCAACCTGA
- a CDS encoding plastocyanin/azurin family copper-binding protein: MSHTPFLIVASVAALFATSSAAVAQSATSDNAHVIIVKLVVKPGSTPYTFEPSSVNAVRGDTVRFIDEEAVPHDVHFTSHPGGTKLGSITVGPYLTNKGQTYDVVIDDRFAAGKYNFVCDPHDLLGMHGVLTVGERTVATNAIK; encoded by the coding sequence ATGTCTCACACACCATTTCTGATCGTAGCATCCGTGGCAGCACTGTTTGCCACGTCGTCTGCAGCAGTTGCGCAGAGCGCTACGTCGGACAACGCTCACGTAATTATCGTCAAGCTCGTGGTGAAGCCGGGCAGCACGCCCTACACCTTCGAACCGTCGAGCGTCAACGCGGTACGGGGCGACACCGTGCGCTTCATCGACGAGGAAGCGGTTCCGCACGACGTTCACTTCACGAGTCACCCGGGCGGCACCAAGCTCGGCAGCATCACGGTCGGCCCGTATCTTACGAACAAGGGTCAGACATACGACGTCGTCATCGACGATCGTTTCGCGGCCGGCAAGTACAATTTCGTCTGCGACCCTCACGATCTGCTCGGCATGCATGGAGTGCTCACCGTTGGCGAGCGGACGGTAGCTACGAACGCCATCAAGTGA
- a CDS encoding cytochrome C gives MSLTVVGAPLASASARTVSTRSHDVDVVPGMSVTRVVAPRGFFAALDKAQGATFAHTSTMVPSFSRQTKLACSACHYAFPQLTPFGRQFKLNGYTLTGLSTIGEPTDTSGGLKLASIPPVAAMVVASVTRTNTAQPGAQNNTAAFPDQASIFVAGQLTANLGAFTQFTYASPDGSFGIDNVDIRYARHATMGSRDVLLGLTLHNNPTVQDVWNTTPAWSYPFMSSSVAPSPMASTLIDGALAQQVVGLGVYSLFDNILYAEATAYRSAPQGGAMPLDSTASNTTSGVVPYWRLALQHQYGPTYMMVGTYGFAANLYPQGVTGPTNRYTDIGVDAQVEHGIGTTMLIGRATYIHEQQRLDAFLANGAQAAEELKPTLATLRANVSVLANQRYGATVGFFQTTGTRDTLLFAPAVFSGSRTGSPNTTGETAELTYNAWENTRVGLQYVYYSKFNGASTAYDVAGGRRASDNNTLYLYTWLAF, from the coding sequence GTGTCCCTCACCGTAGTCGGCGCGCCGCTCGCATCCGCGTCGGCACGAACAGTGTCGACGCGCTCGCATGATGTCGACGTCGTACCTGGAATGAGTGTGACGCGGGTCGTTGCACCGCGCGGATTTTTCGCGGCGCTCGACAAGGCGCAGGGTGCAACCTTCGCTCACACATCGACGATGGTGCCGAGCTTCTCGCGTCAGACAAAGCTTGCCTGCAGCGCGTGTCATTATGCGTTTCCGCAGCTCACACCATTCGGAAGACAGTTCAAGCTCAATGGGTATACACTGACCGGTCTCTCCACCATCGGGGAACCCACCGACACGTCGGGTGGATTGAAGCTTGCGTCGATTCCGCCGGTCGCTGCAATGGTGGTGGCATCCGTGACCCGCACGAATACGGCGCAGCCCGGCGCGCAGAACAATACGGCGGCATTCCCGGACCAGGCGAGCATATTCGTCGCCGGTCAACTGACTGCAAATCTCGGCGCATTTACACAGTTCACCTATGCGTCTCCGGACGGCTCGTTCGGTATCGACAACGTGGATATCCGCTACGCGCGTCATGCGACGATGGGCAGTCGCGATGTGCTTCTCGGCCTGACCCTGCACAACAATCCCACGGTCCAGGATGTCTGGAACACTACTCCGGCGTGGAGCTATCCATTCATGTCCTCCTCGGTGGCGCCATCGCCGATGGCCAGTACTCTCATCGATGGAGCTCTCGCGCAACAGGTGGTCGGACTGGGCGTGTACTCGCTGTTCGATAACATCCTGTACGCTGAAGCGACCGCCTATCGCTCCGCGCCACAGGGCGGCGCAATGCCCCTCGACTCGACTGCCTCGAATACGACGAGCGGAGTGGTGCCCTACTGGCGACTCGCACTGCAGCACCAGTATGGTCCGACCTACATGATGGTTGGTACGTATGGCTTTGCTGCGAATCTCTATCCGCAGGGCGTGACCGGGCCGACCAATCGGTATACGGACATCGGGGTGGATGCGCAGGTGGAGCACGGCATCGGCACCACGATGCTCATCGGCCGCGCGACGTACATCCATGAGCAGCAACGGCTCGACGCGTTCCTCGCCAATGGCGCGCAGGCAGCAGAGGAATTGAAGCCGACACTCGCGACACTGCGCGCGAACGTGAGCGTGCTCGCCAATCAGCGTTACGGAGCTACGGTCGGGTTCTTCCAGACCACCGGTACGAGAGACACTCTTCTTTTCGCTCCCGCGGTATTCAGCGGCAGCCGCACCGGCAGCCCCAATACGACAGGCGAGACTGCGGAGCTGACCTACAATGCCTGGGAGAACACACGGGTGGGTCTGCAGTACGTGTACTACAGCAAGTTCAACGGTGCATCTACCGCTTACGATGTCGCTGGCGGTCGGAGGGCGTCGGACAACAACACCCTCTACCTGTACACCTGGCTGGCGTTCTGA
- a CDS encoding SUF system NifU family Fe-S cluster assembly protein: MADASLTALYQDIILDHYRRPRNKGTLEHASISVPMRNPLCGDEITLELEMNGDEVTDLRFTGRGCSISQASTSMMTEMVKGKRASEIGQIGERFRAMVMGDADAAADATLGRARALAGVARFPARVKCALLAWNALERGLASAASQHGETDGEEG; the protein is encoded by the coding sequence ATGGCAGACGCATCGCTGACGGCGCTTTATCAGGACATCATCCTGGATCACTATCGACGTCCCCGGAACAAGGGAACGCTGGAGCACGCGAGCATCTCGGTCCCGATGCGGAATCCGCTCTGCGGTGACGAGATCACGCTGGAGCTGGAGATGAACGGCGACGAGGTTACCGATCTCCGGTTCACGGGCCGCGGATGCTCCATCTCGCAGGCCTCCACCAGCATGATGACGGAGATGGTCAAGGGCAAGCGTGCCAGCGAGATCGGCCAGATCGGCGAGCGGTTTCGCGCGATGGTGATGGGCGATGCCGACGCCGCAGCGGATGCGACGCTCGGCAGGGCCAGGGCGCTCGCTGGCGTCGCGCGTTTTCCCGCACGGGTCAAGTGTGCGCTGCTGGCGTGGAACGCACTGGAGCGGGGTCTGGCGAGTGCTGCGTCGCAACACGGCGAGACCGACGGGGAAGAAGGCTGA
- the sufB gene encoding Fe-S cluster assembly protein SufB, translating into MSTAIESLVNREYQYGFVSDIESDTVAPGLSEDVVRLISAKKREPEWLLDWRLKAYRRWLTMKEPHWPNVKYPPIDYQAARYYSAPTSVKPLQSLDEVDPELVRTYEKLGISLNEQKFLSGVAVDAIFDSVSVGTTMKEELAAHGVIFCSFGEAVQEHPELVRKYLGSVVPYSDNFFAALNSAVFSDGSFCYVPKGVKCPMELSTYFRINAADTGQFERTLIIADEAASVSYLEGCTAPKRSTNQLHAAVVELVALDNATVKYSTVQNWYAGDAEGKGGIYNFVTKRGKAAGVNSKISWTQVETGSAITWKYPSVLLVGDNSVGEFYSVAVVNNHQQADTGTKMIHIGKNTKSTIVSKGISAGHGNNSYRGRVQVMPRADNARNYTQCDSMLIGNRCGAHTFPYIEVANRTATVEHEASTSKIGEDQIFYCKQRGISAEQAVSMIVSGFCREVFQELPMEFALEAQQLLGITLEGSVG; encoded by the coding sequence ATGAGCACCGCAATCGAGTCACTCGTCAACCGTGAGTACCAGTACGGCTTCGTAAGCGACATCGAGTCGGACACCGTCGCGCCGGGCCTGAGCGAGGACGTGGTCCGCCTGATCTCCGCGAAGAAGCGCGAGCCCGAGTGGCTCCTCGACTGGCGTCTCAAGGCATATCGTCGCTGGCTGACGATGAAGGAGCCGCACTGGCCCAACGTCAAGTATCCGCCGATCGACTACCAGGCGGCTCGCTATTACTCGGCGCCGACCAGCGTCAAGCCGCTGCAATCGCTTGACGAGGTCGACCCCGAGCTGGTGCGCACGTACGAGAAGCTGGGGATCTCGCTCAACGAGCAGAAGTTCCTCTCCGGCGTCGCAGTGGACGCGATCTTCGATTCCGTCTCCGTTGGAACCACGATGAAGGAAGAGCTCGCCGCGCATGGCGTGATCTTCTGCTCCTTCGGTGAAGCCGTGCAGGAGCATCCCGAGCTCGTTCGCAAGTATCTTGGCTCGGTCGTTCCGTACAGCGACAACTTCTTCGCGGCGCTCAACAGCGCCGTGTTCAGCGACGGATCCTTCTGCTACGTCCCCAAGGGCGTGAAGTGCCCGATGGAGCTGTCCACGTATTTCCGCATCAACGCGGCGGATACGGGCCAGTTCGAGCGCACGCTCATCATCGCCGACGAAGCTGCATCGGTCAGCTATCTGGAAGGATGCACCGCTCCCAAGCGGTCGACCAACCAGCTGCACGCCGCGGTGGTCGAGCTGGTCGCTCTGGACAACGCGACGGTCAAGTACAGCACGGTGCAGAACTGGTACGCCGGCGACGCCGAGGGCAAGGGTGGCATCTACAACTTCGTCACCAAGCGCGGCAAGGCCGCGGGCGTCAATTCGAAGATCTCGTGGACGCAGGTCGAAACGGGATCCGCGATCACGTGGAAATATCCCAGCGTGCTGCTCGTTGGCGACAATTCGGTCGGCGAGTTCTACTCCGTCGCCGTGGTGAACAATCATCAGCAGGCCGACACCGGCACCAAGATGATCCACATCGGCAAGAACACCAAGTCGACGATCGTCTCCAAGGGAATCTCGGCGGGTCACGGCAACAACAGCTATCGCGGACGCGTGCAGGTGATGCCGCGCGCGGACAACGCGCGCAACTACACGCAGTGCGATTCCATGCTCATCGGAAATCGCTGCGGCGCGCACACCTTCCCGTACATCGAAGTCGCCAATCGCACGGCAACGGTCGAGCACGAAGCAAGCACGTCCAAGATCGGCGAGGATCAGATCTTCTACTGCAAGCAGCGCGGAATAAGCGCGGAGCAGGCGGTATCGATGATCGTGAGCGGATTCTGCCGGGAGGTATTTCAGGAGCTGCCGATGGAGTTCGCGCTCGAGGCGCAGCAGCTGCTCGGAATCACGCTCGAAGGGAGCGTTGGTTGA